TCCGTCGACTGGCAGTGCGGATCGGGTCGTCTTCGCTTTTGTACAAGCCGACGTGGATGTCTTCGCCACCCCAGACCTGTGCGTAAAACGCGTCCGCGTCTTCACTGTTGTAATACTGGCGTGCCGTTTCGGTCGCCTGGCCGTAGGTGGTACCGCTCATCGTCGATCTCCTTCACCACCGGCGTCGGTGACGTCTTCGTCGTCGTAATCGACGTGCCCCGCGTCGGCCGGCGCCCTCTGATCCTTGGGCAACAAACTGTGGTAACACTTTTCGGCCACGTGAACGAAGAAATCAGGATCCGCTTCGTGATACGTTTCCTGGAAATCCCCGTAGGTGTCCACACGCTGGAACCCGACCTGCCGCATCAGGTCGATCGTGTACTGCTTTCGCAGGGGGAACATATTCAGGTGGTACGTCGATCCGTCAGGGAACTGGTAGCAAAAACGGGCCAAACCATCGTCCATGTGTTCGGGTCGGGCCGAAACTTGGTCGCCACAGTAGTAGTACTGATGCTTTGAATCGAAACCATGATCCAGGATGGAGTCATAGTTCCGCTGGTCGATCACCAGCACGCCGTCGTGCTTCAGGGCCGAGTAAAATTCCGCCAACGCCTTGCGACGGTCGCGATCCGAAAACAGGTGCGTGAACGAATTGCCCAAACAGATCACGGCATCAAATCGGCCGGTCACGTCACGGTTCAACCATCGCCAATCAGCCTGGATGGTTCGCAAGACGTGGCCCCGCCGGCGGCCGTTTTCGAACGCCTTGGCCAGCATGTAGGGGCTGCCGTCGGCACTGACGACCTCAAAACCGGCTTCGATCAGCCGAACCGAGTGAAAACCGGTGCCGGTGGCCACATCCAGGACCTTCCGGACGCCGCGTTTACGCAGTTCCTCGATGAAAAAATTGCCCTCTGATTCCATCCGCTGATCCCAGTCGATCAGCTCATCCCACTTCTCGACAAACCCCCGGACGTATTCGTCGGTGTACTTGTTGGTGTCGCGAATGGAGGTCGGATCGTCACCGTATTGTTGGGGATGGTAATCCAACAAGGAATTTTCGGTATCAGACGGCACAGGCACTCTCCCTCAGCTGTGAACAGGCAAACGGCCGGGCAGCGGCTCGGATGTCTTGGAAACCCAAGCGGGCCCAATCGCCACCGCAAAGTATTTTGATCTCAAAACTTTCGACTCAAAGCAACAGCAGCCTAAAGGATACGGCTCGAAAGGTACAACGCCCTTTCGGTTGACCGGCGATATTTGTCGTTCAGATCGGTCCCAACGGCCCGTTGTCCCATCGCTTCGGGGGTTTTGCGATTTACAATTCCATTTGGCCATGGCGTCGCCAATCGATCAGCCCACCGAGCCCCGTAGCACGTGCCTTGTCTTCATCGCCGCAATCATCCCCGCCCTCCACGACCGCTCCGATGGCCGGCGACGACGGTCCCCCCCATCGTCCAGCGCCCGCGGATCCGCTGAGCCTGGAAAATCAGATCGTCGCTTCGATTCGAAAGATCATCCGTGCCGTCGACCTGCATTCACGGCACCTTGTCGGCGGACACGGACTGACCGGACCGCAACTGGCCGTATTGCAAGTGATCACCGGGCACGCGCCGATATCGCCCAGCGCGGTGGCGAAACAGGTCCACCTGAGCCAGGCCACCGTGACGGGGATCGTCCAGCGTTTGGAAAAACGGCAACTGGTTGCTCGTCAGCCCAGTCAATCCGATCGACGATCGGTATTGATCACCCCCACCACCACGGGCCAGGAACTGTTGGCGGCTTCGCCATCGTTACTGCAGGATCGTTTCCGCGAAGCACTGTCGGGACTGGAACCTTGGGAACAAACACAGATGCTGGCGACACTGCAACGCATCGCCAGCCTGATGAACGCCGACGCCATTGACGCGGCTCCGCACCTGACGCCGGGTGACATCACGGTCGACGCTTCGCGGGCGACACGCAGTGGTGAAGTCGAACGGACCGCGCAGCGTGACCGCGCGGAACCGTCATCCTGACGACGGACCGTCCATCGTTGTCACTCGCAACGCGTTTGAACCTTCGCCGGTGCTCCGGTTTCAACCGACTCGGCCGCCGCCTGACACATGGCAACCGACCAGCGTCCATCCATTCCGGTGCAATGCAGCGGCGTGTCATGCACGATGGCCTGGCACACCCGTTCGATCTGGTCTTCCAATTCGAACAGTTCGCCGGTCGGCTTGTCGATCGGGACCGTGACCACCTCGTTGCCGTCAAAGGCTCGCAACTGAAAGGTCGGGTGACGGGTGCGGTCCATCGCGCCGCTCCATGACGCCCACAGCGCTCCCTTGGTCCCGGTAACTTTGACAGTTTGGTGATGTTCAAAAGCGGCCAACGTTTGACTGATCACGGCATACGGGCCGCCGTCAAACCGCATGATCGCGCTGAAATTGTCCTGCAGTTCGGGATGATCCACTTGTCGTGAACTGGCGTTCGCGTAGATCGTCTGCGGATCGCCGGCAGATTGCAGATACCAACGTGCCAAATCGAAAAAGTGGATGGGTTCTTCCAAAATCCAGTTGCCGACTCGATTGATGTCATACCGCCAACCGCCACTGCCTTGCCGATACGGATTGCGTGACAGTTCCACCAAACAGTAACGCGGATCACCGATAAAGCCTTCGTCGATCATCGATTTGACTTTGCCCCACATCGATGACAGACGTAATTCATGCCCGACGCAAAGCAAGCGATCTCGGCTTTCGGCCAATTCGATCATCGACGTGCACTGTGACACATCCAGCCCCATCGGCTTTTCTAACAACAGGTGCTTGTTTGATTCCAGAACCGCCGTCGCCACGTCCAAATGCAAGTCGCTGGGAACCACCACGTCGACGACATCCAAATCATCTCGAGATGCCAATTCGCGAAAATCGGTCGTGACCCAAGCATCGGGGTAAGCCGCCTGTGCCGCCTTTGCCGATGCTTCGCTGTGTGTGGCGATGGCGGTCAACGATGCTTGACCACATTTCGTGATGGCGTCGGCATGGTGTTGGCCCCACGCCCCAAAGCCGACCAATCCGAATTTCACGGGTGCGTCTTGGTTCTCTGCGCTCATTCGATTTCAAATCCTTGTCGATACTCTCGGGTCATCAATTGGTTTGCAATGTCGTCGTCGATCACCCGCTCGGATTCCGCATCCCAACGAAGCGGACGGTCCAAACGAAGTGTCAAGTTGGCCAAATGACAGGTCGTCAGCGTTCGATGGTGCGATGAAAAATCGCTGATCGGTTGCCGGCGTGTCCGCATGCAATCAAAGAAGTTGGCCATGTGTGTCGTCGGCAAGCTTCCACCGTATAAGGACCGCAACGACGATTCGGCGATGGGTTTGTCGGCCAACTGATCCACCGGAATCCCCTCCAGTGTGCCACGGTTCACAAAGAACCGCCCGGACTGTCCTTCGAACGTGATGCCGTTTCGCGAACTATCGATCACCATTTCGACACCGCCATTGAATTCCGCGGTCACCGAAAAATCCACCGGCGTACTATAGGTGTCGTCGCGACGGGGCATGCCACGCGAATCCAGCGTCTGATTCCAGTCGGCCGTTCCGCGGATCGATACCGGTCCGCCGCTTTCATGACCGATTGCCCACTGGGCGATGTCCACGTGATGCGCCCCCCAGTCGGTGATTTGACCACCGGCGTATTCGTACCAAAACCGAAACGTTCGGTGACATCGCTGTTGGATGTATTGGGCCACCGGCGCGGGCCCCTGCCATGCATTCCAGTCCAACTTTGGGGGCACCGGTTCTGTGGCAAAAGGACCGCCGCGACGTCCCGAACCGATCCCACATCGGACACGTCGCACTTTCCCAATCCGTCCGTCGCGAACCATTGCGATGGCGGTCAGGAACCTTGATTCGTATTCGCTGCGTTGTTGGGTGCCGACTTGGAACACTCGCCCCGTTTCGCCAATGACCTTTCGCAGCAACTTGCCTTCATCAATCGTCACCGTCACGGGTTTTTCGCAATAGACGTCTTTGCCACTTCGCAATGCTTCGACCGCAATTTTGACATGCCAATGGTCGGGCGTTCCGATCAATACGGCGTCGATGTCATCACGGTCGATGATGCGTCGATAGTCGGCGATAGTCTCGGGATGCTGTTTTCCAACCCAACCGGTGACGGCATCACGTGCCACTCCGT
The Crateriforma spongiae DNA segment above includes these coding regions:
- a CDS encoding glycine/sarcosine N-methyltransferase, with amino-acid sequence MPSDTENSLLDYHPQQYGDDPTSIRDTNKYTDEYVRGFVEKWDELIDWDQRMESEGNFFIEELRKRGVRKVLDVATGTGFHSVRLIEAGFEVVSADGSPYMLAKAFENGRRRGHVLRTIQADWRWLNRDVTGRFDAVICLGNSFTHLFSDRDRRKALAEFYSALKHDGVLVIDQRNYDSILDHGFDSKHQYYYCGDQVSARPEHMDDGLARFCYQFPDGSTYHLNMFPLRKQYTIDLMRQVGFQRVDTYGDFQETYHEADPDFFVHVAEKCYHSLLPKDQRAPADAGHVDYDDEDVTDAGGEGDRR
- a CDS encoding MarR family winged helix-turn-helix transcriptional regulator yields the protein MAGDDGPPHRPAPADPLSLENQIVASIRKIIRAVDLHSRHLVGGHGLTGPQLAVLQVITGHAPISPSAVAKQVHLSQATVTGIVQRLEKRQLVARQPSQSDRRSVLITPTTTGQELLAASPSLLQDRFREALSGLEPWEQTQMLATLQRIASLMNADAIDAAPHLTPGDITVDASRATRSGEVERTAQRDRAEPSS
- a CDS encoding Gfo/Idh/MocA family protein, with the protein product MSAENQDAPVKFGLVGFGAWGQHHADAITKCGQASLTAIATHSEASAKAAQAAYPDAWVTTDFRELASRDDLDVVDVVVPSDLHLDVATAVLESNKHLLLEKPMGLDVSQCTSMIELAESRDRLLCVGHELRLSSMWGKVKSMIDEGFIGDPRYCLVELSRNPYRQGSGGWRYDINRVGNWILEEPIHFFDLARWYLQSAGDPQTIYANASSRQVDHPELQDNFSAIMRFDGGPYAVISQTLAAFEHHQTVKVTGTKGALWASWSGAMDRTRHPTFQLRAFDGNEVVTVPIDKPTGELFELEDQIERVCQAIVHDTPLHCTGMDGRWSVAMCQAAAESVETGAPAKVQTRCE
- a CDS encoding Gfo/Idh/MocA family protein translates to MSTRRVFLARSIAAVGATTVAYPRGQVLGAQEKNDRPRVAVVGVGYQPDAGNGKPRRGRGIAIALQAQKHADLVAVCDVDGVARDAVTGWVGKQHPETIADYRRIIDRDDIDAVLIGTPDHWHVKIAVEALRSGKDVYCEKPVTVTIDEGKLLRKVIGETGRVFQVGTQQRSEYESRFLTAIAMVRDGRIGKVRRVRCGIGSGRRGGPFATEPVPPKLDWNAWQGPAPVAQYIQQRCHRTFRFWYEYAGGQITDWGAHHVDIAQWAIGHESGGPVSIRGTADWNQTLDSRGMPRRDDTYSTPVDFSVTAEFNGGVEMVIDSSRNGITFEGQSGRFFVNRGTLEGIPVDQLADKPIAESSLRSLYGGSLPTTHMANFFDCMRTRRQPISDFSSHHRTLTTCHLANLTLRLDRPLRWDAESERVIDDDIANQLMTREYRQGFEIE